From Streptomyces sp. NBC_00775, one genomic window encodes:
- a CDS encoding 1,4-dihydroxy-6-naphthoate synthase has product MTTLTEPVQIAYSPCPNDTFVFDAWAHGRVPGAPALDVTFADIDITNGMAERGEFDVLKVSYAVLPYVLDEYALLPCGGALGRGCGPLVLTREADADLTGRTVAVPSERSTAYLLFRLWAADTIPDGVGQIIVMPFHEIMPAVRDGKVDAGLVIHEARFTYQNYGLHKLADMGEHWERTTGLPIPLGAIIAKRSLGDDTLKLLAESTRASVRAAWDDPEASRPYVLEHAQEMDPKVADQHIGLYVNEFTADLGDDGYAAIRGLLTRAAAEGLVPPLGPDALNFP; this is encoded by the coding sequence ATGACCACACTCACTGAGCCCGTGCAGATCGCGTACTCGCCCTGCCCGAACGACACGTTCGTCTTCGACGCCTGGGCCCACGGCCGCGTGCCGGGCGCGCCCGCGCTCGACGTCACGTTCGCGGACATCGACATCACCAACGGCATGGCCGAGCGCGGTGAGTTCGATGTGCTGAAGGTGTCGTACGCCGTGCTGCCGTACGTCCTCGACGAGTACGCGCTGCTGCCGTGCGGGGGCGCGCTGGGGCGGGGCTGCGGCCCGCTGGTGCTCACCCGGGAGGCCGACGCGGACCTGACGGGCCGCACCGTCGCCGTGCCGAGCGAGAGGTCGACGGCGTATCTGCTCTTCCGCCTCTGGGCCGCGGACACGATTCCCGACGGCGTCGGCCAGATCATCGTCATGCCGTTCCACGAGATCATGCCGGCCGTACGGGACGGGAAGGTCGACGCGGGACTGGTCATCCACGAGGCGCGTTTCACGTACCAGAACTACGGGCTGCACAAGCTCGCCGACATGGGCGAGCACTGGGAGCGGACGACCGGGCTGCCCATCCCGCTGGGCGCGATCATCGCCAAGCGCTCGCTGGGCGACGACACGCTGAAGCTGCTCGCGGAGTCGACCCGCGCCTCGGTCCGCGCCGCGTGGGACGACCCGGAGGCCTCCCGCCCGTACGTCCTTGAGCACGCCCAGGAGATGGACCCGAAGGTCGCGGACCAGCACATCGGCCTGTACGTCAACGAGTTCACGGCAGACCTCGGCGACGACGGCTATGCCGCGATCCGGGGACTGCTCACCCGCGCGGCGGCCGAGGGGCTGGTGCCGCCCCTCGGCCCGGATGCGCTGAACTTCCCGTAA
- a CDS encoding futalosine hydrolase, producing MVLQAQEGLLTTSSVVRVLVATAVPAERDAVAQAFPAPPREVLLPGVTLHRSGGYDLLAAGVGPALAAASTATALTAAALEGTPYALVVSAGIAGGFQPDAAVGSLVVADDITVADLGADTADGFVPVTALGFGAVSHRPPESLVRDVVAATGGRAGTVLTVSTVTGTAARAAELRARHPRALAEAMEGFGVAEAAVAHGVPVLELRAVSNPVGPRDRAAWRIGDALAALTEAFGKLAPVLEGWNRHDHTH from the coding sequence GTGGTCCTTCAAGCTCAAGAAGGACTCCTGACCACGTCTTCCGTCGTACGTGTCCTGGTAGCCACCGCGGTCCCCGCCGAGCGGGACGCGGTGGCCCAGGCGTTCCCCGCCCCGCCCCGTGAGGTCCTGCTCCCCGGAGTGACACTCCACCGCTCGGGCGGTTACGACCTGCTCGCCGCCGGCGTGGGCCCCGCCCTCGCCGCCGCCTCCACCGCCACCGCGCTCACCGCGGCGGCACTCGAAGGCACCCCCTACGCCCTGGTCGTCTCCGCCGGGATCGCGGGCGGTTTCCAGCCGGACGCCGCCGTCGGGTCACTCGTCGTCGCCGACGACATCACCGTGGCGGATCTGGGCGCGGACACCGCGGACGGCTTCGTCCCGGTCACCGCGCTCGGCTTCGGGGCCGTCAGCCACCGTCCACCGGAATCACTCGTACGAGACGTCGTGGCGGCCACGGGTGGACGCGCCGGGACGGTGCTCACCGTCTCCACCGTGACCGGCACCGCCGCCCGCGCCGCCGAGCTGCGCGCACGTCACCCCCGCGCCCTCGCCGAGGCGATGGAGGGGTTCGGGGTCGCCGAGGCGGCCGTGGCTCACGGTGTGCCCGTCCTTGAGCTCCGCGCGGTCTCCAACCCCGTCGGCCCGCGCGACCGCGCCGCCTGGCGCATCGGCGACGCGCTCGCCGCACTCACCGAGGCTTTCGGGAAGCTCGCGCCCGTACTGGAGGGTTGGAACAGGCATGACCACACTCACTGA
- a CDS encoding DUF3027 domain-containing protein — MSAATTRSRTPDRLCAEAVDLARTAAEEAAAPGVVGAHVGLVSEGDRVVTHFFECEELGYRGWRWAVTVARASRAKAVTLDETVLLPGPESLLAPEWVPWSERLRPGDMGPGDLLPTDAEDLRLEPGFTGEDEPPPNSPVSEEMAELVEAEDAEVTGGAPATLPVAPRRGSIAAVAEELGLRRARVLSRYGLHVAADRWEEGYGPKTAMAQAAPASCVSCGFLNPIGGSLGQAFGVCANEFSPADGHVVSLSYGCGGHSEAAVMPKPPRPAPPVIDETRVDPFPLRPSPDSGSVSITTDETSAELGHS, encoded by the coding sequence GTGAGCGCAGCGACCACGCGAAGCCGCACCCCCGACCGCCTGTGCGCCGAGGCAGTCGACCTCGCCCGCACCGCCGCCGAGGAGGCCGCCGCACCCGGCGTCGTCGGCGCGCACGTGGGGCTGGTCTCCGAGGGGGACCGCGTAGTCACGCACTTCTTCGAGTGCGAGGAGCTGGGGTACCGGGGGTGGCGCTGGGCGGTGACCGTCGCCCGGGCCTCCCGGGCCAAGGCCGTCACGCTCGACGAAACCGTGCTGCTGCCCGGCCCCGAATCGCTGCTCGCCCCCGAGTGGGTGCCGTGGAGCGAGCGGCTCCGCCCCGGTGACATGGGCCCGGGGGACCTGCTGCCCACGGACGCCGAGGATCTCCGCCTCGAACCCGGTTTCACCGGCGAGGACGAGCCGCCGCCGAACTCGCCCGTCTCGGAGGAGATGGCCGAGCTGGTGGAGGCGGAGGACGCGGAGGTGACGGGCGGGGCGCCCGCGACGCTTCCGGTCGCGCCGCGCCGGGGTTCGATCGCGGCGGTGGCCGAGGAGCTGGGGCTGCGTCGTGCGCGGGTCCTGTCCCGGTACGGGCTGCATGTGGCGGCCGATCGGTGGGAGGAGGGGTACGGGCCGAAGACGGCGATGGCGCAGGCCGCGCCCGCGTCGTGCGTCAGCTGTGGCTTCCTGAACCCCATCGGGGGCTCGCTCGGACAGGCGTTCGGTGTCTGTGCCAATGAGTTCTCGCCCGCCGATGGGCATGTCGTGTCCCTTTCGTACGGCTGTGGCGGGCACTCCGAGGCCGCCGTCATGCCGAAGCCGCCGCGCCCGGCTCCGCCGGTGATCGACGAAACCCGCGTGGACCCCTTCCCCCTCCGGCCGTCCCCCGATTCCGGTTCGGTCTCGATCACGACGGACGAAACCTCGGCGGAGCTGGGCCACTCGTAA
- a CDS encoding HAD family hydrolase has translation MAHMTSRALTVGFDLDMTLIDSRPGIRACYQALSARTGTYIDCDLAVTRLGPPLADELVNWFPADEVAAVADLYREMYPTHAITGTLAMPGAREAVAAVHATGGRAVVVTAKWEPNAKLHLEHLRIDADEVVGNLWAEQKAEALREHGASVYVGDHTGDVRGAHTAGAYAVAVATGPCDADELRAAGADVVLADLTEFPAWLESYS, from the coding sequence ATGGCTCATATGACTTCCCGCGCGCTGACCGTCGGCTTCGACCTCGACATGACCCTGATCGACTCCCGCCCCGGGATCCGCGCCTGCTATCAGGCACTTTCCGCGCGTACGGGGACGTACATCGACTGCGATCTGGCGGTCACGCGGCTCGGGCCGCCGCTGGCGGACGAGCTCGTCAACTGGTTCCCGGCGGACGAGGTCGCGGCGGTCGCGGATCTCTACCGTGAGATGTACCCCACACACGCCATCACCGGCACACTCGCGATGCCCGGCGCCCGCGAGGCCGTCGCGGCCGTGCACGCGACGGGCGGGCGGGCCGTCGTCGTCACCGCGAAGTGGGAGCCCAACGCCAAGCTGCACCTGGAACATCTGCGGATCGACGCGGACGAGGTCGTCGGCAACCTGTGGGCCGAGCAGAAGGCGGAGGCGCTGCGCGAGCACGGCGCGAGCGTGTACGTCGGCGACCACACCGGAGACGTACGCGGCGCGCACACGGCGGGCGCGTACGCCGTCGCCGTGGCCACCGGCCCGTGCGACGCCGACGAGCTGCGCGCGGCGGGCGCCGACGTCGTCCTCGCCGATCTCACGGAGTTCCCGGCGTGGCTGGAGAGCTACAGCTGA
- a CDS encoding DUF2771 domain-containing protein, with product MTSLPRGRAANARSVARRRRAVAAVGAVSAGLLTLSACDKPTPLATITVGKNSVSSETDCYNDGKEVSTTDLAKCLKSKDIKSIKVDPDETVRFGVDPKIADKGWTILMNGQPLTDSSNKTYRTIPGSVFFNAQYGASGNSTLVSIKEGEKTVTGLWSFKLKKDS from the coding sequence ATGACCTCCCTGCCCCGCGGCAGAGCCGCTAATGCACGCAGCGTTGCGCGCCGCCGTCGCGCCGTCGCCGCTGTCGGCGCCGTTTCCGCCGGACTTCTCACCCTGTCCGCCTGTGACAAGCCGACGCCGCTGGCCACGATCACGGTCGGCAAGAACTCGGTGAGCTCCGAGACCGACTGCTACAACGACGGCAAGGAGGTGTCGACCACGGACCTGGCGAAGTGCCTGAAGTCCAAGGACATCAAGTCCATCAAGGTCGACCCCGACGAGACCGTCCGGTTCGGCGTGGACCCGAAGATCGCGGACAAGGGCTGGACGATCCTGATGAACGGTCAGCCGCTGACCGACTCCAGCAATAAGACGTACCGCACGATCCCGGGCAGCGTGTTCTTCAACGCCCAGTACGGCGCCAGCGGCAACTCGACGCTCGTCTCCATCAAGGAGGGCGAGAAGACGGTCACCGGCCTGTGGTCCTTCAAGCTCAAGAAGGACTCCTGA
- a CDS encoding sacsin N-terminal ATP-binding-like domain-containing protein, giving the protein MSKFVRPAAEGADPFGTARLRRGVLDAWATSPARFREDANAEEDLVLGGYRDRLVVELAQNAADAAARAGVPGRLRLTLRDGVLAAANTGAPLDATGVESLSTLRASAKRDAHDTAVGRFGVGFAAVLAVTDEPAVVGRHGGVRWSLAEARELAGDTARHSPGLGDEIRRRDGHVPLLRLPFAAEGTAPESYDTVVILPLRDPAAQDLTERLLRNIDDALLLALPGLDEVVVEVGHSDGEVRTLLRRAHEDGVTVEDSRDGSTRYRVASHHGPLDPALLADRPVEERLRPHWSVTWAVPVDADGAPARPRTSPVVHAPTPSDEPLGVPALLIASLPLDTTRRHAAPGPLTDFLVERAADAYAELLAAWRPVDTGIIDLVPGPLGKGELDGTLRQAILDRLPRTAFLPPAAPPVSAPDTPDDWPETSVSENPAALRPRDAEVVEGAGAETVHVLAEVLPSLLPAGLERRVELRTLGVARVPLTEAVDRLAGLEKDPGWWRRLYDSLAGVDPDRLSGLPVPLADGRTTIGPRQVLLPLPDGPTPDDTWAATSDSLARLGLKVAHPDAAHPLLEKLGALPATPRAVLTTPQVRAAVAASLDDEGGAWDEDALDAEELADTVLALVRDAGLEPGDEPWLGALALPDEEGELAPAGELVLPGSPFAQVMREDELAFVDGELAERWGEQPLAACGVLANFALVRATDLVLDPDELEPRDSDYAEPDDAGLLDAIDVWCEDVLDRLPDAPVPPVATEIVAVRDLDLVDDERWPQALALLSRPPLRDALTQPVRILLPDGTHEIVRPYAAWWLRGHPVLDGRRPAGLRAEGSDPLLHGLYDAADATGFDDEQVLRALGVRTSVAALLDEPGGAAELLDRLADPDREVSGAQLHSLYGFLADLDPEQVTLPDELRAVVDGEVRVVDAADAVVVDSPDLLPFTGGMPLLPVRPSRAADLAELFQVRRLSESVTGEVTSEGAEHDVPESVRVLLGPSTPTSYVEHDELVVDGTELDWRRTRDGVLHASTLEGVAAGLAWAAGQWPRRFEVAALLEDPSRTEELARDRWFD; this is encoded by the coding sequence GTGAGCAAGTTCGTGCGGCCGGCAGCCGAGGGCGCGGACCCGTTCGGGACGGCCCGCCTGCGACGCGGCGTGCTGGACGCCTGGGCTACCAGCCCGGCCCGGTTCCGCGAGGACGCCAACGCCGAGGAGGACCTGGTCCTCGGCGGGTACCGGGACCGGCTCGTGGTCGAGCTCGCCCAGAATGCCGCCGATGCGGCGGCCAGGGCCGGCGTTCCCGGCCGGCTCCGGCTCACCCTCCGCGACGGTGTGCTCGCCGCGGCCAACACCGGCGCCCCTCTCGACGCGACCGGCGTCGAGTCGCTCTCCACACTCCGCGCCTCCGCCAAGCGCGACGCCCACGACACCGCCGTCGGCCGCTTCGGCGTCGGCTTCGCCGCCGTCCTCGCGGTGACCGACGAGCCCGCCGTGGTCGGCCGCCACGGCGGTGTCCGCTGGTCCCTCGCCGAGGCCCGTGAACTGGCCGGTGACACCGCCCGGCACAGCCCCGGTCTCGGTGACGAGATCCGCCGTCGCGACGGCCATGTGCCGCTGCTCCGGCTGCCGTTCGCCGCCGAGGGCACCGCCCCGGAGTCGTACGACACCGTTGTCATTCTGCCGCTGCGGGACCCCGCGGCCCAGGATCTCACCGAGCGGCTGCTGCGGAACATCGACGACGCTCTCCTGCTCGCCCTCCCCGGCCTCGACGAAGTCGTGGTCGAGGTCGGTCACAGCGACGGCGAGGTGCGTACGCTGCTGCGGCGCGCCCACGAGGACGGCGTCACCGTCGAGGACTCCCGTGACGGCAGCACCCGCTACCGCGTCGCATCCCACCACGGCCCGCTCGACCCCGCCCTCCTCGCCGACCGCCCGGTCGAGGAGCGGCTGCGCCCGCACTGGTCCGTCACCTGGGCCGTCCCGGTGGATGCCGACGGCGCGCCCGCCCGCCCCCGCACCAGCCCGGTCGTGCACGCGCCCACCCCCAGCGACGAGCCTCTCGGCGTCCCCGCCCTCCTCATCGCCTCGCTCCCGCTCGACACCACCCGGCGGCATGCCGCCCCCGGGCCGCTCACCGATTTCCTCGTGGAGCGCGCGGCGGACGCGTACGCCGAACTGCTCGCCGCCTGGCGCCCGGTGGACACCGGGATCATCGACCTCGTGCCCGGCCCGCTCGGCAAGGGCGAGCTGGACGGCACGCTGCGCCAGGCGATCCTGGACCGGCTGCCCCGTACCGCCTTCCTGCCGCCGGCCGCCCCGCCGGTCAGTGCTCCGGACACCCCGGACGACTGGCCCGAGACCAGCGTGTCGGAGAACCCGGCCGCCCTGCGGCCCCGCGACGCCGAGGTGGTGGAAGGCGCGGGCGCCGAGACCGTCCACGTCCTCGCCGAGGTGCTGCCCAGCCTGCTGCCCGCCGGGCTCGAACGCCGGGTGGAGCTGCGGACGCTGGGTGTCGCCCGTGTCCCGCTCACCGAGGCCGTCGACCGGCTGGCCGGACTGGAGAAGGATCCGGGCTGGTGGCGCAGGCTGTACGACAGCCTCGCCGGGGTCGACCCCGACCGGCTCTCCGGGCTGCCGGTGCCGCTCGCCGACGGGCGTACGACCATCGGCCCCCGGCAGGTCCTGCTGCCGCTCCCGGACGGGCCCACCCCCGACGACACCTGGGCCGCCACCTCCGACAGCCTCGCCCGGCTCGGACTCAAGGTCGCCCACCCGGACGCCGCCCACCCGCTCCTGGAGAAGCTGGGCGCCCTCCCGGCCACGCCCCGCGCCGTGCTCACCACCCCGCAGGTGCGCGCCGCTGTCGCCGCCTCGCTCGACGACGAGGGCGGGGCCTGGGACGAGGACGCCCTGGACGCGGAGGAGCTGGCGGACACCGTTCTCGCGCTCGTCCGCGACGCCGGTCTCGAACCCGGCGACGAGCCCTGGCTCGGCGCCCTCGCCCTCCCGGACGAGGAAGGGGAACTCGCGCCCGCGGGTGAACTCGTGCTGCCCGGCAGCCCGTTCGCCCAGGTCATGCGTGAGGACGAACTGGCCTTCGTGGACGGTGAGCTGGCCGAGCGCTGGGGTGAGCAGCCGCTCGCCGCCTGTGGCGTGCTCGCCAACTTCGCCCTCGTACGCGCCACCGACCTCGTCCTCGACCCGGACGAGCTGGAGCCGCGCGACTCCGACTACGCCGAGCCTGATGACGCGGGCCTCCTTGACGCCATCGACGTGTGGTGCGAGGACGTCCTGGACCGGCTGCCGGACGCGCCGGTGCCGCCGGTCGCCACCGAGATCGTCGCCGTACGGGATCTGGACCTGGTGGACGACGAGCGGTGGCCGCAGGCCCTCGCCCTGCTGTCCCGGCCGCCGTTGCGGGACGCGCTGACCCAGCCGGTGCGCATCCTGCTGCCGGACGGCACGCACGAGATCGTCCGGCCTTACGCGGCCTGGTGGCTGCGCGGGCATCCCGTCCTCGACGGGCGCCGCCCGGCCGGACTGCGGGCGGAGGGCAGCGATCCGCTCCTGCACGGTCTGTACGACGCCGCCGACGCCACCGGCTTCGACGACGAGCAGGTGCTGCGGGCGCTGGGGGTGCGGACGTCCGTGGCCGCCCTCCTGGACGAGCCCGGGGGCGCCGCCGAGCTGCTCGACCGGCTCGCCGATCCCGACCGCGAGGTCTCCGGCGCCCAACTGCACTCCCTCTACGGCTTCCTGGCCGATCTCGACCCCGAGCAGGTGACCCTGCCGGACGAGCTGCGGGCCGTCGTCGACGGCGAGGTGCGCGTGGTGGACGCGGCCGACGCCGTGGTCGTGGACTCGCCCGACCTGCTGCCCTTCACCGGCGGGATGCCGCTGCTTCCCGTACGGCCGTCGCGCGCCGCCGATCTCGCCGAGCTGTTCCAGGTGCGGCGGCTGAGCGAGTCGGTGACGGGGGAAGTGACCTCCGAGGGCGCCGAGCACGATGTCCCGGAGTCTGTGAGGGTCCTGCTCGGACCCTCGACGCCCACCTCGTACGTCGAGCACGACGAACTCGTCGTCGACGGCACCGAGTTGGACTGGCGGCGTACGCGGGACGGCGTCCTGCACGCCTCCACCTTGGAGGGCGTCGCCGCCGGGCTCGCCTGGGCGGCCGGGCAGTGGCCGCGCCGCTTCGAGGTCGCGGCGCTCCTCGAAGACCCGTCCCGCACCGAGGAGTTGGCTCGCGACCGCTGGTTCGACTGA
- a CDS encoding cold-shock protein, whose amino-acid sequence MPTGKVKWFNSEKGFGFLSRDDGGDVFVHSSVLPAGVEALKPGQRVEFGVVAGQRGDQALSVTILDPTPSVAAAQRRKPDELASIVQDLTTLLENITPMLEKGRYPEKASGKKIAGLLRAVADQLDV is encoded by the coding sequence GTGCCTACCGGCAAGGTCAAGTGGTTCAACAGTGAGAAGGGCTTCGGCTTTCTCTCCCGCGACGACGGCGGCGACGTCTTCGTTCATTCCTCGGTCCTGCCCGCCGGAGTCGAAGCTCTCAAGCCCGGCCAGCGCGTGGAGTTCGGCGTCGTCGCCGGTCAGCGCGGCGACCAGGCGCTTTCGGTGACCATCCTGGACCCGACCCCCTCCGTGGCGGCCGCGCAGCGCCGCAAGCCGGACGAACTGGCTTCCATCGTCCAGGACTTGACGACCCTCCTCGAAAACATCACGCCGATGCTGGAGAAGGGCCGTTACCCCGAGAAGGCTTCCGGCAAGAAGATCGCGGGCCTGCTGCGAGCGGTCGCCGACCAGCTCGACGTATAG
- a CDS encoding DUF5707 domain-containing protein produces the protein MRIRATAAAATLTGALALTALALPTAQAADAPSLNKPAAASVFGAHAKTAFSATTAAADPAVSNVTVNAGKDIVLGTTVAKTINVSLTATHASGIADAYIDLWHGSDLDNVDGYLGPNEDAATCTATSATTSTCKLTITVDPQLDLYMNALAGTWHVTAAALANDGSIYANDYFDTHRVQRASKLTVNASPEPVKKGKTITVTGKLSRANWEDFAYHGYTGQSVQLQFRKKGSDTYTTVKTIKTDSTGNLKTTTTASVDGYFRYSFVGTSTTPAIKATGDYVDVQ, from the coding sequence ATGCGCATACGTGCCACCGCGGCCGCCGCGACTCTCACCGGCGCCCTGGCTCTCACCGCTCTCGCCCTGCCGACGGCTCAGGCCGCCGATGCTCCGTCCCTGAACAAGCCGGCCGCCGCGTCCGTCTTCGGCGCGCACGCGAAGACGGCGTTCTCCGCGACGACCGCGGCCGCCGACCCGGCGGTCTCGAACGTCACCGTCAACGCCGGCAAGGACATCGTCCTGGGCACGACGGTGGCCAAGACGATCAACGTCTCGCTGACCGCCACGCACGCCTCCGGCATCGCGGACGCCTACATCGACCTGTGGCACGGTTCCGACCTGGACAACGTCGACGGCTACCTGGGCCCGAACGAGGACGCCGCGACCTGCACCGCCACCAGCGCCACCACGTCCACCTGCAAGCTGACCATCACGGTCGACCCGCAGCTCGACCTGTACATGAACGCCCTCGCGGGCACGTGGCACGTCACGGCGGCCGCGCTCGCCAATGACGGCAGCATCTACGCGAACGACTACTTCGACACCCACCGTGTCCAGCGCGCCTCCAAGCTGACGGTCAACGCCTCGCCGGAGCCGGTGAAGAAGGGCAAGACCATCACGGTCACGGGCAAGCTGTCCCGCGCCAACTGGGAGGACTTCGCGTACCACGGCTACACCGGCCAGTCGGTGCAGCTGCAGTTCCGCAAGAAGGGCAGCGACACCTACACCACCGTCAAGACCATCAAGACGGACAGCACGGGCAACCTGAAGACGACCACCACGGCCTCCGTGGACGGCTACTTCCGCTACAGCTTCGTGGGCACCTCGACCACCCCGGCCATCAAGGCCACGGGTGACTACGTCGACGTGCAGTAG
- a CDS encoding MFS transporter, giving the protein MAAARSPQGATGIGGTKGSSRSGGSGRMSGSVRAVGRALHFPVTGTARGIRKATHAHGAGESGLGKLIELHAVNGAGDVMITVALASTVFFSVPTDEARGRVALYLAITMAPFTLLAPVIGPLLDRLPHGRRAAMAAAMLARAFLALMLSSAVVTGGIELYPAALGVLVASKAYGVVRSAVVPRLLPPKFSLVKANSRVTLGGLFATAVAAPIGAGLQILGPRYPLYGAFVIFIAGTFLSFTLPHKVDSAKGEDKALLAADEEHLHGPRQKKAPRPGLRTVGTAVTHALGANASLRCLSGFLIFFLAFLLREHPLTGESAAVSLGIVGVSAGAGNALGTAVGAWLKQRAPEIIIVTVLAFVLATAILAALFFGAAFVACLAAVAGFAQALSKLSLDALIQRDVPELVRTSAFARSETLLQMAWVLGGGIGIALPLNGTLGLSVAAAIVATGWLTTVRGLLSAAHHAGPARQRVA; this is encoded by the coding sequence GTGGCAGCCGCAAGGTCGCCCCAGGGAGCAACCGGAATCGGTGGCACCAAGGGCAGCAGCCGGAGTGGCGGATCGGGCCGGATGAGCGGGTCCGTCCGCGCGGTCGGCCGTGCCCTGCACTTCCCGGTGACCGGAACGGCACGCGGCATCCGCAAGGCCACGCACGCCCACGGAGCCGGCGAGTCCGGCCTCGGCAAACTGATCGAGCTGCACGCGGTGAACGGCGCCGGCGACGTCATGATCACCGTCGCCCTCGCCTCCACGGTCTTCTTCTCCGTCCCCACCGACGAGGCCCGCGGCCGCGTCGCCCTCTACCTCGCCATCACCATGGCGCCCTTCACCCTCCTGGCCCCCGTGATCGGCCCCCTCCTCGACCGCCTCCCCCACGGCCGCCGTGCCGCGATGGCAGCCGCGATGCTCGCCCGGGCCTTCCTCGCCCTGATGCTCTCCAGCGCGGTCGTCACCGGCGGCATCGAGCTGTACCCCGCCGCACTCGGGGTACTGGTCGCCTCGAAGGCGTACGGGGTCGTACGAAGCGCTGTCGTGCCACGCCTCCTGCCACCCAAGTTCTCCCTGGTGAAGGCCAACTCCCGGGTCACCCTCGGCGGGCTGTTCGCCACCGCCGTCGCCGCGCCGATCGGGGCGGGACTCCAGATCCTCGGCCCGCGCTACCCGCTCTACGGCGCCTTCGTGATCTTCATCGCGGGCACGTTCCTGTCGTTCACGCTGCCGCACAAGGTCGACTCGGCGAAGGGCGAGGACAAGGCGCTCCTGGCCGCGGACGAGGAGCACCTGCACGGACCGCGCCAGAAGAAGGCCCCGCGCCCGGGGCTCCGTACCGTCGGCACGGCGGTCACGCACGCGCTCGGCGCCAACGCCTCCCTGCGCTGTCTCTCCGGCTTCCTGATCTTCTTCCTCGCGTTCCTGCTGCGCGAGCACCCGCTCACCGGCGAGAGCGCGGCGGTCTCGCTCGGCATAGTGGGCGTCTCGGCGGGCGCGGGCAACGCGCTCGGCACGGCGGTCGGAGCTTGGCTGAAACAGCGCGCTCCGGAGATCATCATCGTGACGGTGCTGGCGTTCGTACTGGCGACGGCGATCCTCGCCGCGCTGTTCTTCGGGGCGGCCTTCGTGGCCTGCCTCGCCGCGGTCGCCGGCTTCGCGCAGGCCCTCTCCAAGCTGTCCCTGGACGCGCTGATCCAGCGGGACGTCCCGGAACTCGTCCGTACGTCCGCCTTCGCCCGCTCCGAGACGCTGCTGCAGATGGCGTGGGTCCTCGGCGGCGGCATCGGCATCGCGCTGCCGCTCAACGGCACGCTCGGCCTGTCCGTGGCCGCCGCGATCGTCGCCACGGGCTGGCTGACGACCGTACGGGGGCTGCTCAGCGCGGCACACCACGCCGGACCCGCCCGGCAGCGGGTGGCGTGA